One Chionomys nivalis chromosome 4, mChiNiv1.1, whole genome shotgun sequence genomic region harbors:
- the Cnn1 gene encoding calponin-1 — MSSAHFNRGPAYGLSAEVKNKLAQKYDHQREQELREWIEGVTGRRIGNNFMDGLKDGIILCEFINKLQPGSVKKVNESTQNWHQLENIGNFIKAITKYGVKPHDIFEANDLFENTNHTQVQSTLLALASMAKTKGNKVNVGVKYAEKQERRFEPEKLREGRNIIGLQMGTNKFASQQGMTAYGTRRHLYDPKLGTDQPLDQATISLQMGTNKGASQAGMTAPGTKRQIFEPGLGMEHCDTLNVSLQMGSNKGASQRGMTVYGLPRQVYDPKYCLTPEYPELGEPTHNHHPHNYYNSA; from the exons ATGTCTTCTGCTCATTTCAATCGAGGTCCTGCCTATGGCCTGTCTGCTGAAGTCAAGAACAAG CTGGCCCAGAAATACGACCATCAGCGtgagcaggagctgagagagtGGATTGAGGGGGTGACAGGCCGCCGCATCGGGAACAACTTCATGGATGGCCTCAAAGATGGGATCATTCTCTGCGA GTTCATCAACAAGCTCCAGCCAGGTTCTGTGAAGAAGGTAAACGAGTCCACCCAAAACTGGCACCAG CTGGAGAATATAGGTAATTTCATTAAAGCCATTACCAAGTATGGAGTGAAGCCCCATGACATCTTTGAGGCCAACGACCTGTTTGAGAACACCAACCATACCCAGGTTCAGTCCACTCTCCTGGCTCTGGCCAGCATG GCCAAGACAAAAGGAAATAAGGTCAATGTCGGGGTCAAATACGCAGAGAAACAAGAGCGGAGATTTGAGCCGGAGAAGCTGAGAGAAGGTCGGAACATCATTGGACTACAG ATGGGTACCAACAAGTTTGCCAGTCAGCAGGGCATGACAGCCTATGGTACTCGGCGTCACCTCTACGACCCCAAACTGGGGACAGATCAGCCCCTGGACCAGGCCACCATCAGCCTGCAGATGGGCACCAACAAGGGCGCCAGCCAG GCTGGCATGACTGCACCGGGCACCAAGCGGCAGATCTTTGAGCCAGGACTGGGCATGGAACACTGTGACACGCTCAACGTCAGCCTGCAGATGGGCAGCAACAAGGGGGCCTCACAGAGGGGCATGACAGTGTATGGGCTGCCCCGTCAGGTGTACGATCCCAAATACTGCCTGACTCCGGAATACCCAGAGCTGGGAGAGCCCACCCACAATCACCACCCACACAACTACTATAACTCTGCCTAG
- the Elof1 gene encoding transcription elongation factor 1 homolog, whose translation MGRRKSKRKPPPKKKMTGTLETQFTCPFCNHEKSCDVKMDRARNTGVISCTVCLEEFQTPITYLSEPVDVYSDWIDACEAANQ comes from the exons ATGGGACGAAGGAAGTCTAAAAGGAAGCCACCCCCCAAGAAGAAGATGACAGGCACCCTGGAGACCCAGTTCACTTGCCCCTTCTGCAACCATGAGAAGTCTTGTGATGTGAAAAT GGACCGTGCCCGCAACACTGGAGTTATCTCCTGCACCGTGTGCCTAGAGGAGTTCCAGACACCCATTACAT ATCTGTCAGAACCAGTGGATGTGTACAGCGATTGGATAGACGCCTGCGAGGCAGCCAATCAGTAG